From Zymoseptoria tritici IPO323 chromosome 6, whole genome shotgun sequence, one genomic window encodes:
- the MgBGL4 gene encoding putative beta-glucosidase (Beta-Glucosidase (Glycosyl Hydrolase Family 3) (Signal P secreted)), protein MATLLNLAVLPLLLSGAAAQSYNPPARPEGSFTYVQPLNTTILGGYGNSPAVLPSPNATGVGGWEDALEKAKAFVSQLTLEEKAFMVTGQPGPCVGNIAPIARLGFNGLCLQDGPLSIRVADYASVFSAGVSAASTWDKDILYERGYLMGKEFKGKGAQVALSPVAGPLGRSAFGGRNWEGFSPDPYLTGIGMELTIRGHQDAGVQATAKHYIGNEQETQRNPTYNYSEGAPLNTVLQEAISSNIDDRTMHELYLWPFANSVKAGAASFMCAYQRLNGSYACENSKAQNGILKEELGFQGYIMSDWGGTHSGVASVEGGLDMNMPGGLGPYGTSYGVGSYYGGNITSMVNNGTVPESRIDDMIIRIMTPYYHLGQDKDFPSTDPSSADLNTFSPRSSYYRNDWNFGNDSSRDVREDHGDKIRVHGAAGTILLKNTNNALPLKAPRSIAIFGNDADQPTNGLINQDDFEYGTIVAGGGSGTGRPTYLITPLDALSAQAREDKSLVQVWLNNTLLANTDISTLWIPQIPDVCLVFLKAWAAESSDRYSLDAEWSGNEVVESVASVCNNTVVVMHIPGLINLPFASHVNVTAILTAHFPGQESGNSIVDILYGKTNPSGKLPYTIALNESDYNAPPVTAVNTTGIDDWQVYFDEKLEVDYRYFDAHDIPVLYEFGYGLSYTTFNTSSISAAKISSDPITTHPADLPIAPGGNPALWEVLYEVNVTVSNTGDVHGAAVPQLYVSLPGSVPETPVRQLRGFEKVPLAAGESETVCFQLMRRDLSFWDVTAQQWVIPEGEFTFHVGFSSRDLRESVEVTIVDAAGAY, encoded by the exons ATGGCGACTCTCTTGAACCTTGCGGTTCTGCCGTTGCTGTTGTCCGGGGCGGCCGCTCAATCATACAACCCTCCTGCTCGACCAGAGGGCTCTTTTACTTATGTGCAACCATTGAACACGACCATTCTCGGAGGATATGGCAACTCCCCAGCTGTGTTGCCCTCTC CCAATGCAACCGGTGTTGGCGGATGGGAGGATGCTCTGGAAAAGGCCAAGGCTTTCGTCTCCCAGTTGACTCTCGAGGAGAAAGCTTTCATGGTCACTGGTCAGCCCGGCCCATGTGTCGGTAACATTGCGCCGATTGCAAGACTTGGCTTCAATGGTCTCTGTCTTCAGGATGGTCCTCTCTCGATCCGTGTGGCCGACTACGCAAGCGTATTCTCCGCTGGTGTTTCTGCTGCGAGCACGTGGGACAAGGATATCCTCTACGAGAGAGGTTACCTGATGGGCAAGGAGTTCAAAGGCAAGGGCGCACAGGTTGCACTTTC ACCAGTCGCAGGCCCTCTCGGTCGCTCTGCCTTCGGCGGCCGAAACTGGGAGGGTTTCTCTCCCGATCCCTACCTCACTGGTATTGGCATGGAGTTGACCATTCGCGGCCACCAAGATGCCGGCGTCCAAGCAACGGCCAAGCACTACATCGGCAATGAGCAGGAGACTCAGCGAAACCCAACCTACAACTACAGTGAGGGTGCGCCATTGAACACGGTCCTCCAGGAGGCAATTTCCAGCAACATCGACGACAGGACCATGCACGAGCTCTACCTTTGGCCTTTTGCGAACAGCGTCAAGGCGGGTGCTGCTTCGTTCATGTGTGCGTACCAGAGATTGAACGGCTCCTACGCGTGTGAGAACTCGAAGGCGCAGAATGGAATCTTGAAGGAGGAACTCGGTTTCCAGGGCTAC ATCATGTCCGACTGGGGCGGCACCCACAGCGGCGTGGCCTCCGTCGAAGGCGGCCTGGACATGAACATGCCCGGTGGTCTCGGCCCATACGGAACATCCTACGGTGTCGGGTCCTACTATGGTGGCAACATCACATCCATGGTCAACAACGGCACAGTCCCAGAATCCCGAATCGACGACATGATCATCCGCATCATGACACCGTACTACCACCTCGGCCAGGACAAGGACTTCCCCTCCACCgatccctcctccgccgacttgAACACTTTCTCCCCTCGCAGCTCCTACTACCGCAACGACTGGAACTTCGGCAACGACTCCAGCCGGGACGTCCGTGAGGATCATGGCGATAAGATTCGCGTCCACGGCGCTGCCGGGACGATCCTCCTCAAGAACACCAACAACGCCCTTCCTCTTAAAGCGCCTCGTTCGATTGCCATCTTCGGTAATGACGCTGACCAGCCGACCAACGGCCTCATCAACCAAGACGACTTCGAATACGGTACCATCGTCGCCGGCGGCGGTTCCGGCACCGGCCGTCCCACATACCTCATCACCCCTCTCGacgccctctccgcccaAGCCAGAGAAGACAAGTCCCTCGTCCAAGTCTGGCTGAACAacaccctcctcgccaacaccGACATCTCCACCCTCTGGATCCCCCAGATACCCGACGTCtgcctcgtcttcctcaaaGCCTGGGCCGCCGAGTCCTCCGACCGCTACTCCCTCGACGCCGAATGGTCCGGCAACGAAGTCGTCGAATCCGTCGCTTCCGTCTGCAACAACACCGTCGTCGTCATGCACATCCCGGGCCTCATCAACCTCCCCTTCGCCTCCCACGTCAACGTAACCGCCATCCTCACCGCCCACTTCCCGGGTCAAGAATCCGGCAACTCCATCGTCGACATCCTCTACGGAAAAACCAACCCGTCAGGAAAATTGCCCTACACCATCGCCCTCAACGAATCCGACTACAACGCCCCACCCGTCACAGCCGTCAACACAACCGGCATCGACGACTGGCAAGTCTACTTCGACGAGAAACTGGAAGTCGACTACCGCTACTTCGACGCGCACGATATCCCCGTGCTCTACGAATTCGGCTACGGACTCTCCTACACCACTTTCAAcacctcttccatctccgccgccaagATCTCCAGCGACCCGATCACGACTCACCCAGCCGACCTCCCCATCGCTCCCGGTGGAAATCCCGCGTTGTGGGAAGTGTTGTATGAAGTCAACGTTACGGTTTCCAATACGGGCGATGTGCACGGCGCTGCGGTTCCGCAGTTGTATGTTTCTCTTCCTGGGTCTGTGCCGGAGACGCCGGTGAGGCAGTTGAGGGGTTTTGAAAAGGTTCCCCTTGCGGCTGGGGAGAGTGAGACGGTGTGTTTCCAACTTATGAGGAGGGACTTGAGTTTTTGGGATGTTACGGCGCAGCAGTGGGTGATTCCGGAAGGGGAGTTTACGTTCCATGTGGGATTTAGTAGTCGGGATTTGAGAGAGTCGGTTGAGGTGACGATTGTCGACGCTGCCGGCGCTTACTAG
- the mg74783 gene encoding putative dolichyl-diphosphooligosaccharide-protein glycotransferase (dolichyl-diphosphooligosaccharide-protein glycotransferase, putative), whose translation MRLLSLLTTALLPVAILAAKKSPEERFNAALAKGQPQKLTDISFDSITKAPRDYSVAVLLTALDSRFACQLCNDFQPEWELLAKSWSKGDKNKESRLLFGTLDFGDGKATFQSLQLQTAPVLLLFHPTTGPHAKLDKPFDRLDFNTPGMSRADPIHTWLARHLPGRPHPAIVRPLNYVKIAVTTTAVLGSLTFLTIAAPYILPLLQNRNLWAAVSLIAVLLFTSGHMYNHIRKVPYVQGNGKGGVSYFAGGFQNQIGIETQIIAALYGVLSFATISLALKVPRIADPKSQKVAVVVWAGIILFVYSFLLSVFRIKNGGYPFWLPPF comes from the exons ATGcgtctcctctccctcctgaCGACGGCGTTATTGCCAGTCGCCATTCTCGCCGCCAAGAAATCTCCCGAAGAGCGATTCAATGCCGCCCTCGCCAAAGGCCAACCGCAGAAGCTCACGGACATCTCCTTCGACTCCATCACCAAAGCTCCACGAGACTACTCGGTGGCAGTACTGCTGACCGCACTGGATTCGCGGTTCGCTTGTCAACTATGCAATGATTTTCAGCCCGAGTGGGAGCTGCTGGCCAAGTCGTGGTCGAAAGGGGACAAGAACAAGGAGTCCCGCTTGCTCTTTGGGACACTGGACTTTGGCGACGGAAAGGCGACCTTTCAATCG CTCCAACTGCAAACCGCTCCCGTCCTCCTACTCTTCCACCCAACCACAGGCCCCCATGCCAAACTCGACAAGCCATTCGACCGCCTCGACTTCAACACTCCAGG AATGTCCCGCGCCGACCCCATCCACACCTGGCTCGCCCGTCACCTACCCGGCCGACCACACCCAGCGATCGTCCGCCCACTAAACTATGTCAAAATCGCcgtcaccaccaccgcggTCCTCGGTTCCCTCACCTTTCTCACCATCGCGGCACCATACATCCTTCCACTCCTGCAAAACCGCAACTTGTGGGCCGCAGTCAGCTTGATCGCCGTGCTGCTGTTCACCTCAGGACACATGTACAACCACATTCGAAAAGTGCCGTATGTGCAAGGCAACGGCAAGGGAGGCGTGAGCTACTTTGCCGGAGGATTCCAAAACCAGATCGGAATTGAGACGCAGATTATTGCGGCGCTTT ACGGCGTTCTCTCCTTCGCGACCATCAGCCTCGCGCTGAAGGTCCCTCGAATCGCAGACCCCAAATCGCAAAAGGTGGCCGTGGTAGTGTGGGCGGGTATCATCCTTTTCGTGTACTCTTTCCTGTTGAGCGTGTTCCGGATCAAGAATGGCGGTTATCCATTCTGGCTGCCTCCGTTTTGA